One genomic region from Alteromonas pelagimontana encodes:
- a CDS encoding TerB family tellurite resistance protein: MQLSPQQAFNQALIRLSVLLYQVDKKVTLSEQEYLESVLEKLDWQSPICREAFFNDAIYQTRQALDAGQEIDYLRALKGDLLFDADKAMEVAIAITGVDGERSDEETELLSLLTHKLLAKALVNGTRPLVEPAETN, encoded by the coding sequence ATGCAGTTATCCCCTCAACAGGCCTTTAATCAGGCGTTAATCCGGTTGTCGGTTTTACTTTATCAGGTAGACAAAAAAGTCACACTTTCTGAACAGGAATATCTTGAAAGCGTTTTAGAAAAATTGGATTGGCAGAGCCCCATATGTCGAGAAGCATTTTTTAATGATGCCATTTATCAGACCCGTCAGGCTTTGGATGCAGGCCAGGAAATCGATTACCTGCGTGCACTAAAAGGCGATCTGCTTTTTGATGCAGATAAGGCAATGGAAGTCGCTATAGCAATAACTGGTGTGGATGGAGAGCGCAGTGACGAAGAAACCGAACTTCTTTCGTTACTTACTCATAAATTGCTTGCTAAAGCGTTAGTAAATGGCACCCGCCCGCTAGTGGAGCCAGCGGAAACTAATTAA
- a CDS encoding DUF7281 domain-containing protein produces MVLNRRQQNALRDFLLKPGKLVYTPSDGLARYLSDNYGDLLKWRGKQLIFSEQSKQKLKQELHLHQPDLFFISTATQNRVAFAGVSGAEKQARLAPEDTHVLVNHHQGNYACIGLNAPLPKGTSLRVPLAQLQQTSINKIVVIENLDIFDHWYEAMWAGRDENTLAVYRGHDKSQSGGVSSLLECYATKARIIAFCDYDPKGAEIALTTTHIQSLLLPDLTTINPQAFYKINQPHLYQKQARSVGFLRSNVFSSTHAKLQALCNEANMVAVLQQHMLAYAIPLQEIYL; encoded by the coding sequence GTGGTGCTTAATCGACGCCAACAAAATGCGCTGCGGGATTTTTTACTTAAACCGGGGAAGCTAGTTTATACACCGTCAGACGGGTTGGCGCGGTATCTTAGCGATAACTACGGCGACTTGCTCAAATGGCGGGGCAAGCAGCTGATATTCTCAGAGCAGTCAAAACAAAAATTAAAACAGGAATTACATTTACATCAGCCAGATCTGTTTTTTATCTCGACTGCTACGCAAAACCGGGTTGCCTTCGCTGGCGTTTCTGGTGCGGAAAAGCAGGCCAGGCTTGCACCCGAAGACACTCACGTATTAGTCAATCATCATCAAGGCAATTATGCTTGCATTGGGTTAAACGCGCCTTTGCCCAAAGGAACCTCTTTGCGGGTGCCGCTCGCGCAACTTCAGCAGACCAGCATTAATAAGATAGTCGTAATAGAAAATCTGGATATCTTTGATCACTGGTATGAAGCGATGTGGGCAGGTAGAGATGAAAATACTTTGGCTGTCTATCGCGGGCATGACAAATCTCAAAGCGGAGGCGTTTCCTCGCTGTTGGAGTGTTACGCGACAAAGGCAAGAATCATTGCCTTTTGTGATTATGACCCTAAAGGCGCAGAGATTGCGTTAACGACTACACATATCCAGAGTTTGCTATTACCTGATCTAACCACTATTAATCCACAGGCTTTTTATAAAATTAATCAACCACACCTTTATCAAAAGCAAGCGCGTTCGGTAGGATTTCTGCGCAGCAATGTTTTTAGTTCAACTCATGCCAAACTGCAGGCGCTGTGTAATGAAGCAAACATGGTGGCTGTATTGCAACAACACATGCTGGCTTATGCCATTCCATTGCAAGAAATTTATCTTTAA
- a CDS encoding phosphoenolpyruvate carboxylase, whose product MNPNLHQAGVKLLNALSRHADLIMEVYLSGTLDETQHSPKVIENLLQLGVLWRPDEEVGIRLKNAVRHLLESGLHDERNRQLDANIGSSLASLKTLAQHYKEALAHSRFAESEVHLADVTEHVYTLTESLANSVRTLFGRINNEFGYVASIDAKIRENELAQSQVSELLKQLEMFRFEELSELAGNNRELRNLLIVTLQHSFSRVTQELSIVQARLLALLGRFREFRGRTRLLKGFVLHMEQKPDFQPGNYYNLSQVPKLFNQAQRLIAPAAVDVNRMEHEADLQQLVGMIKAINRSRQELQPERAAQQIVVEQQTAVEFKEDKLKQAVERYFCEVIESGKRITALEYLHARDLDFDAEAWLYQVIGGYHGLTLEEQTYFAIDTTGQPHPQYTGNFIIEDVELGLR is encoded by the coding sequence ATGAATCCAAACCTGCATCAGGCTGGGGTAAAACTCCTTAACGCCTTGAGCAGACATGCTGATCTCATCATGGAAGTATATCTTTCAGGTACGTTGGATGAAACACAGCATAGCCCCAAAGTTATTGAAAATTTACTTCAGCTTGGGGTATTGTGGCGACCTGATGAAGAAGTTGGGATCCGCCTGAAAAATGCGGTGCGCCACCTTCTTGAAAGTGGCTTGCACGACGAACGCAATCGTCAGTTGGATGCGAATATCGGCTCTTCTTTGGCCAGTCTCAAAACCCTGGCGCAGCATTATAAAGAAGCACTTGCTCATAGCCGGTTTGCAGAAAGTGAAGTGCATCTGGCGGACGTAACCGAGCATGTCTACACGCTGACCGAATCACTTGCCAATAGCGTACGTACGCTGTTTGGCCGGATCAACAATGAATTTGGTTATGTTGCCTCTATCGACGCCAAAATACGCGAAAACGAGCTGGCGCAAAGTCAGGTATCTGAGTTGCTTAAGCAACTGGAAATGTTTCGGTTTGAAGAATTGAGCGAGTTGGCCGGTAACAATCGTGAACTACGAAACCTGTTGATTGTTACCTTACAGCATAGCTTCTCACGGGTAACTCAGGAACTATCAATAGTGCAGGCACGCCTGCTGGCGCTGCTAGGGCGTTTTCGCGAATTCAGAGGTCGTACCCGCCTGCTGAAGGGCTTTGTTTTACATATGGAGCAAAAGCCGGATTTCCAGCCGGGCAATTATTACAATTTAAGCCAGGTGCCGAAACTGTTTAATCAGGCGCAAAGACTCATAGCGCCAGCAGCTGTCGATGTAAATCGGATGGAACATGAAGCCGATTTACAGCAACTGGTGGGAATGATTAAAGCAATAAATCGTTCTCGACAAGAATTACAACCCGAACGCGCTGCACAGCAGATAGTGGTAGAACAACAAACCGCCGTTGAGTTTAAAGAAGACAAACTTAAACAGGCGGTTGAAAGGTATTTTTGTGAAGTCATTGAAAGTGGCAAGCGCATTACCGCGCTGGAGTATCTGCATGCTCGGGATCTGGATTTTGATGCTGAAGCCTGGCTTTATCAGGTGATTGGCGGATATCACGGCCTGACGCTGGAAGAGCAAACCTATTTTGCTATCGACACCACCGGGCAGCCACACCCGCAGTACACCGGTAATTTTATTATTGAAGATGTAGAGCTAGGGCTGCGTTAG
- a CDS encoding condensin complex protein MksE, giving the protein MITEHGRILEHLLSGEFICQITNEEAWRYLKVSGNSDKIESQLNVLNRTLATAAEGEVFFAAYQTLGESERKVLGQQLQETASSLLPLVEWLLLVQQASGNDVPITQGSAIRLNELQSTIEDTPAFNEQLEKISRYRMFGSTSTALEGQLKQVFKRLTDLGYLMKPNQEKQIYLATGKIEYLYDVIKFIDETEALSLTEQAEQAVQQGSLL; this is encoded by the coding sequence ATGATTACCGAACACGGCCGAATTCTGGAACATTTGTTGTCGGGCGAATTTATTTGTCAAATTACTAATGAAGAAGCATGGCGCTACCTTAAAGTCAGCGGCAACAGCGATAAAATCGAGAGCCAATTAAATGTTCTAAATCGCACGCTGGCCACGGCAGCAGAAGGAGAGGTCTTCTTCGCCGCTTATCAGACTCTTGGCGAAAGTGAGCGTAAAGTGCTCGGTCAACAGCTTCAGGAAACCGCCAGCAGCTTATTGCCTCTTGTAGAATGGCTGCTGTTGGTTCAGCAGGCGAGCGGCAACGATGTTCCCATTACCCAAGGCAGCGCCATACGGCTAAATGAGCTGCAAAGCACCATCGAAGATACGCCTGCATTTAATGAGCAACTGGAAAAGATTTCTCGCTATCGGATGTTCGGCTCCACCAGTACGGCGTTGGAAGGACAGCTTAAACAGGTGTTCAAGCGACTGACTGATCTGGGCTATCTTATGAAGCCTAATCAGGAAAAGCAGATTTACCTTGCCACCGGAAAGATAGAATACCTCTACGACGTGATTAAGTTTATTGATGAAACTGAGGCGTTAAGTTTGACAGAGCAGGCGGAGCAGGCCGTGCAACAAGGGAGCTTACTGTAA
- a CDS encoding ATP-binding protein, with amino-acid sequence MAGLKRIILIDTHLPGVVELKLDGHTNICGTNASGKTTLQRLIPVFYGEYPSRVVPATRDSFEKWYLPRESSFIIYEYIRSQGDLCQAVMASSGGGVNYRFIAKPFELTDYLYQNKSKEHASISMNELARNLKRNHTLVTNLLNTRDYRAILQNDRATLGSVANSRELLGYASIFSMTESGIHLRHIEKLAKAVHSKEGKMETIKAMIAAILEEDGVKPPSSSLSRNRVEDWIKECHLIKEFDSIRPEFAKLEQADHQLQQNEQRLGLLKHQFAVDESTLSAMLVEKQQQLDDTLHTLKTDEQQWSNTQDTLNQQLSEARADANKLEKELDNVEREFENWQSQDIDTLKDSVQKLGQWQSEISTLSTRYNLLTEKHQDIESAFNKRMRALSEKHLMELEAFDEEKQNGYSKLAQQKSEQQESLQAIRDEYRLQLNEVEKEYSARLNELKIQHAEIAAALNNMGFTEFEQSQLDLLDAEIKEAGMVEDASRDNHRRAHLEYESAVKARAQANSALEKTSIAYQAQQAQVDKVEALLYPGNNSLLEYLRREKAGWESTLGKVIHPDLLARDDLKPQVGDEHDSLFGLMLDLAPVDTPPYADSEQALQNRLAQAQNKLAEKLSQQNDAEAELAKASESVRNAELMQARYESENRSAEANRKRVQLNKDQVQKEYLQAVGERRKGNQARVTANAAEQEKCQAQHKEAMQEVRDQQREAETEHQFHWQQLITDSEDKLRQIERHILKAKDSAKEDKQKTEQWLADELANRGVDIDEIGSLQKAINQLQQDINHTERHRHKVSDYDHWYKNVFMGHKVTWQQGLAKARKESAKAERELERQGSEYKNKRQQLKELQAQIEQHLNQAREQENDVQQIIRQLGKINLPVSTEMNEQSKSAVSIGQRISEGLTLLQERQRLLDDIKAHVEHFDQLIAAQAGTGLSDTWERSREECAVITTQGHKSVDHRRLVSHLAQLLNVIVPQKLQGLREQGRIFGADLTSYYRVLEDIDKRIVNQSKRISKEVDEELFLDGVSHSAVKIRSRISELEFWPELTQFNLLYEEWLASGKVELPDDDYALSMRRVLDILGRAALTGGISKLLDIELHLKEGNSELVIRTDRQLNESSSHGMAYLILCKFLLAFTRLLRGKANTTIHWPIDELGTLHQNNVKKIFDACQNNNISVVGAFPNPESEVLSLFDNRYLIDKATRKLQVVQPRVSAISELIKQRQQEASA; translated from the coding sequence ATGGCTGGCTTAAAACGCATTATTCTTATTGATACCCATCTGCCAGGCGTCGTTGAGCTAAAACTTGATGGACATACCAATATATGTGGTACTAATGCTTCCGGTAAAACTACCTTGCAACGTTTGATTCCGGTTTTCTATGGTGAATACCCCAGCCGCGTAGTTCCTGCAACCCGAGACAGCTTCGAAAAATGGTACCTGCCTCGGGAATCCAGCTTTATTATTTATGAGTATATTCGCAGCCAAGGCGATTTGTGCCAGGCTGTGATGGCTTCCTCCGGCGGCGGCGTCAATTACCGCTTTATTGCCAAACCCTTTGAACTGACGGATTATCTTTACCAGAATAAGTCTAAAGAGCACGCCAGTATCAGCATGAACGAGTTAGCAAGAAACCTCAAACGCAACCATACGCTCGTCACGAACCTGCTAAATACCCGCGACTATCGCGCAATTCTCCAGAACGATCGTGCCACTTTAGGTAGTGTAGCCAATAGCCGAGAGTTGCTGGGTTATGCATCAATCTTCAGTATGACCGAATCCGGCATTCACCTTCGTCACATCGAAAAGCTGGCAAAAGCCGTTCATTCCAAAGAAGGCAAAATGGAAACCATCAAGGCCATGATTGCTGCGATTCTTGAGGAAGACGGCGTAAAACCGCCAAGTTCCAGTTTAAGTCGTAATCGGGTTGAAGACTGGATCAAGGAATGTCACCTCATTAAAGAGTTCGATTCCATTCGACCGGAATTTGCGAAACTGGAACAAGCCGATCATCAGCTTCAACAGAATGAACAACGTCTCGGCTTGCTCAAGCACCAGTTTGCAGTGGACGAATCCACGTTGAGCGCGATGCTGGTAGAAAAACAGCAACAACTGGATGATACGCTGCATACACTCAAAACAGATGAGCAGCAGTGGAGTAACACGCAGGACACCCTTAATCAGCAGCTATCAGAGGCACGGGCCGATGCTAATAAGCTTGAAAAAGAGTTGGATAATGTAGAGCGGGAATTTGAAAACTGGCAAAGTCAAGACATCGACACCCTTAAAGACAGTGTACAGAAACTGGGACAGTGGCAGAGCGAAATCAGTACCTTATCTACCCGCTATAACCTGCTTACCGAAAAACATCAGGATATTGAATCGGCGTTTAATAAACGCATGCGTGCGTTAAGTGAAAAGCACCTTATGGAGCTTGAAGCGTTCGATGAAGAGAAACAAAATGGCTACAGCAAGCTGGCGCAGCAAAAATCCGAGCAACAAGAGAGCCTGCAAGCTATTCGCGATGAATATCGTCTGCAGCTAAATGAGGTTGAGAAGGAATATAGCGCGCGGCTGAACGAATTAAAAATCCAACATGCGGAAATTGCAGCGGCGCTGAACAATATGGGCTTCACGGAATTTGAGCAAAGCCAGCTGGATTTGCTGGATGCCGAAATAAAAGAAGCCGGCATGGTTGAAGATGCAAGCAGGGATAATCATCGGCGTGCCCACCTCGAATACGAGAGCGCAGTGAAAGCAAGAGCTCAGGCGAACAGTGCGCTTGAAAAAACGTCTATTGCTTATCAGGCACAGCAGGCACAGGTAGATAAGGTAGAGGCGTTATTGTATCCAGGTAATAACAGTCTGCTTGAATATCTTCGTCGAGAAAAGGCCGGTTGGGAGTCTACGCTTGGTAAAGTCATTCATCCAGATCTGTTAGCGCGAGACGATTTGAAACCTCAGGTGGGTGACGAGCATGATAGCTTGTTTGGGCTAATGCTTGATCTTGCACCGGTTGATACACCGCCATACGCCGACTCTGAGCAGGCGCTGCAAAACAGGCTGGCACAGGCGCAGAATAAGCTGGCAGAGAAACTTTCCCAGCAGAACGATGCCGAGGCAGAGCTCGCGAAAGCCAGCGAATCAGTGCGTAATGCTGAGTTGATGCAAGCTAGATATGAAAGTGAAAACCGCAGTGCTGAAGCCAATCGTAAACGCGTTCAGCTAAATAAAGATCAGGTTCAAAAGGAATATTTACAGGCTGTAGGCGAGCGCAGAAAAGGTAATCAGGCGCGTGTAACGGCAAATGCTGCCGAGCAGGAAAAGTGCCAAGCGCAGCACAAAGAGGCGATGCAGGAAGTACGGGACCAGCAGCGTGAAGCCGAAACCGAACATCAGTTCCATTGGCAGCAGTTGATCACCGATAGCGAAGACAAGTTGCGCCAGATTGAGCGGCATATTCTAAAAGCCAAAGACAGTGCCAAAGAGGATAAACAAAAGACTGAACAATGGTTGGCAGACGAACTGGCAAATCGCGGTGTGGATATTGATGAAATCGGCAGCTTGCAAAAGGCGATTAACCAGCTTCAGCAGGATATTAATCACACAGAACGCCATCGGCATAAAGTAAGCGATTACGACCATTGGTATAAGAATGTATTTATGGGTCACAAAGTTACCTGGCAACAAGGATTGGCCAAGGCGCGTAAAGAAAGCGCAAAGGCGGAGCGGGAGCTGGAACGCCAGGGCAGCGAGTATAAAAATAAGCGTCAGCAGCTTAAGGAATTGCAGGCTCAGATTGAGCAGCATCTTAATCAGGCCAGAGAGCAGGAAAATGATGTACAACAAATAATTCGTCAGCTTGGCAAAATAAACCTGCCTGTCTCTACCGAGATGAACGAACAGAGCAAAAGCGCAGTAAGCATCGGTCAACGTATTTCTGAAGGGCTAACCCTACTTCAGGAACGCCAGCGTCTGCTGGACGATATTAAAGCCCATGTTGAGCATTTTGATCAGCTTATTGCAGCTCAGGCAGGTACTGGTTTATCTGATACCTGGGAGCGGTCACGGGAAGAATGTGCGGTAATCACGACGCAAGGGCACAAAAGTGTCGACCATCGACGCCTGGTAAGTCATCTGGCGCAGCTACTTAATGTTATTGTTCCGCAGAAGCTGCAGGGATTACGAGAGCAGGGCAGAATATTTGGTGCTGATCTGACTTCTTATTATCGGGTACTCGAAGATATCGACAAGCGAATTGTCAATCAAAGTAAGCGAATTAGCAAAGAAGTTGACGAAGAACTCTTTCTTGACGGTGTTTCTCATTCCGCAGTAAAAATTCGCTCGCGCATCAGCGAACTCGAATTCTGGCCAGAGCTTACCCAGTTTAATCTGCTTTATGAAGAGTGGCTGGCAAGCGGTAAGGTGGAATTACCGGATGATGATTATGCGTTAAGTATGCGCCGGGTGCTGGATATTCTTGGAAGGGCCGCGCTTACCGGCGGCATAAGTAAGTTGCTCGACATCGAACTTCATTTAAAAGAAGGCAATTCGGAATTGGTGATCCGCACCGACCGTCAACTGAACGAGTCATCCAGCCATGGTATGGCATATTTAATTTTATGCAAATTCCTGCTGGCTTTTACCCGGTTGTTACGAGGTAAGGCAAACACCACAATCCACTGGCCGATTGATGAATTGGGCACACTTCACCAAAATAACGTTAAGAAAATTTTCGATGCCTGCCAAAACAACAACATTTCTGTGGTAGGTGCGTTTCCCAATCCTGAATCGGAGGTGCTGTCATTGTTCGACAACCGGTATCTTATCGATAAAGCCACCCGTAAATTGCAGGTAGTGCAGCCGCGTGTCAGCGCCATTAGTGAATTGATTAAACAACGTCAGCAGGAGGCTTCTGCATGA
- the ffh gene encoding signal recognition particle protein, translating into MFENLSERLGQTLRNVSGRGRLTEDNIKETLREVRMALLEADVALPVVKDFVAQVKARAVGTEVTKSLKPGQVFIKIVQSELEAVMGEANEKLNLATQPPAVVLMAGLQGAGKTTSVGKLAKYLTEREKKKVMVVSADIYRPAAIKQLETLATEVNVGFHPSTILQKPVDIVQGAIEQARRQFYDVLLVDTAGRLHVDSDMMDEIKALHAAVKPIETLFVVDAMTGQDAANTAKAFNDALPLTGVILTKADGDARGGAALSVRQITGKPIKFIGMGEKIDALEPFHPERIASRILGMGDVLSLIEEVERKVDKDKAQKLAKKVQKGKGFDLQDFKEQLEQMKNMGGMMGLLDKMPGMGGMSEKIKDQANDKQFNQMEAIINSMTPAERTRPEIIKGSRKRRIAAGSGTQIQDVNRLLKQFTQMQKMMKKMSGGGMKKMMRQMKGMMPPGGMGGGGGMFPPR; encoded by the coding sequence ATGTTTGAAAATTTATCTGAACGTCTTGGCCAGACACTGAGAAACGTCAGTGGGCGAGGGCGCTTAACTGAAGACAACATTAAAGAAACCTTACGTGAAGTGCGCATGGCTTTACTCGAAGCTGACGTTGCTCTTCCGGTAGTGAAAGATTTCGTCGCGCAGGTTAAGGCCAGAGCGGTAGGAACTGAGGTCACCAAAAGTTTAAAGCCAGGCCAGGTTTTCATTAAGATCGTCCAGTCCGAACTTGAAGCGGTGATGGGGGAAGCGAATGAGAAGCTTAATCTTGCTACTCAACCTCCCGCAGTTGTGCTGATGGCCGGTTTACAAGGGGCGGGTAAAACTACCAGTGTGGGGAAGCTCGCCAAATACCTGACTGAACGTGAAAAGAAAAAGGTCATGGTGGTAAGTGCTGATATATATCGTCCTGCCGCTATTAAGCAGCTGGAAACCCTGGCGACGGAAGTCAATGTTGGTTTCCATCCTTCTACTATTTTGCAGAAGCCGGTCGATATCGTACAAGGTGCAATCGAACAGGCGAGACGTCAGTTTTATGATGTGCTGCTGGTGGATACCGCCGGACGCCTGCATGTTGACAGCGACATGATGGATGAAATCAAGGCGCTTCACGCTGCGGTAAAACCTATCGAAACGCTTTTCGTCGTCGATGCTATGACCGGTCAGGATGCGGCAAATACAGCCAAAGCGTTCAATGATGCCTTGCCTCTCACCGGTGTGATTCTTACCAAAGCTGATGGTGATGCTCGCGGTGGAGCTGCATTGTCGGTTCGCCAGATTACGGGTAAGCCCATTAAGTTTATTGGTATGGGTGAAAAAATTGATGCCTTAGAACCTTTCCATCCCGAGCGTATTGCTTCGCGAATCCTTGGCATGGGTGATGTTCTTAGCTTAATTGAAGAAGTTGAGCGTAAAGTCGATAAGGACAAAGCGCAAAAGCTGGCGAAAAAAGTGCAGAAGGGCAAGGGCTTTGATCTGCAGGATTTTAAAGAACAGCTTGAACAAATGAAGAATATGGGCGGCATGATGGGTTTGCTCGACAAAATGCCTGGAATGGGCGGTATGTCGGAAAAAATTAAAGATCAGGCCAACGATAAGCAGTTTAACCAGATGGAAGCCATCATTAATTCCATGACACCGGCTGAACGTACTCGTCCTGAAATTATAAAAGGTTCGCGCAAACGCCGTATCGCAGCAGGTTCTGGCACCCAGATTCAAGATGTTAATCGCTTGCTTAAACAGTTTACGCAGATGCAAAAGATGATGAAGAAAATGTCTGGAGGCGGTATGAAAAAGATGATGCGCCAAATGAAAGGCATGATGCCGCCTGGCGGAATGGGTGGTGGCGGCGGAATGTTTCCACCAAGATAG
- a CDS encoding cytochrome C assembly family protein codes for MTTLFAITGVCFYILAAVVLMGRFVHKQGPNKTLALTLACLGAAAHMIFLTNAIMLSPGQNMSITNVLSLVACLITISMLISASLLPNIILLPVVFGFSAMTILASLWVPASHIMHIELQPGLVVHVTLSLFAYGTLVIAFLYALQMSFITHRLKQKGASLLHSSLPPLMLVEGVLFKLLLVGTVLLVVSLISGFIFLDDMFSKMYAHKTVLSIAALVVYLILLAGQQIWGWRGKQVIALTVTGVILLTLAYFGSRLVREVLL; via the coding sequence ATGACCACGCTTTTTGCCATTACAGGAGTATGCTTTTATATACTGGCAGCTGTTGTTTTGATGGGCAGATTTGTGCATAAACAAGGGCCAAATAAAACGTTGGCTCTAACTCTGGCTTGCTTAGGCGCCGCCGCACACATGATTTTTCTTACAAATGCCATCATGCTCTCGCCTGGCCAGAATATGAGTATTACCAATGTGTTATCATTGGTGGCATGTCTAATCACTATCTCGATGTTGATCAGCGCCAGCCTGCTGCCGAATATTATTTTACTGCCGGTAGTGTTTGGTTTTTCCGCCATGACTATTCTCGCATCGTTGTGGGTCCCGGCTTCACACATCATGCATATCGAATTGCAGCCAGGGCTGGTAGTTCACGTCACATTGTCTTTATTTGCGTATGGCACGCTGGTAATCGCATTTTTGTACGCACTACAGATGTCATTTATCACCCACCGCCTTAAGCAAAAGGGCGCGTCGTTACTTCACTCTTCCCTGCCGCCGTTAATGTTGGTGGAAGGTGTACTGTTTAAGTTATTGTTGGTGGGAACGGTCTTATTGGTGGTGTCCCTGATTAGTGGATTCATCTTTCTTGATGACATGTTCAGCAAAATGTACGCTCACAAAACCGTACTTTCCATTGCCGCGCTTGTGGTGTATTTAATCCTGCTGGCAGGGCAACAAATCTGGGGTTGGCGAGGCAAGCAGGTTATCGCACTGACCGTCACCGGCGTTATATTGTTAACTCTCGCCTACTTCGGCAGTCGTTTGGTCCGGGAAGTATTGCTGTAA
- a CDS encoding HlyC/CorC family transporter, with amino-acid sequence MDDISTSTLFIVLGVLIFLSAYFSSSETGMMSINRYRLKHLQKEGNKAAIRVQKLLDRPDRLIGLILIGNNLVNIAASSIATIICTRLFGDYWGFFATTFGLTLILLIFAEVTPKTLAALYPEKIAFPSSLILLPLLFLLYPFVALINSFTNGILILLRINPTSGGDDSLSREELRTVVYEAGTMIPKKHQDMLISILDLESVTAEDIMVPRAEIFAIDINDDWKKIQKQLTGSQHTRVLLYRDSVDDAVGFVHVRDALRLLSKDQFTKSSLLRAVREIYFTPESTPLHTLMYKFQAEKERIALVVDEYGDIMGLVTLEDILEEIIGDFTTSMVPDHSKEVNIQQDGSVLVDGSANIRDLNKEMDWRLPTEGPKTLNGLILEYLEEIPDNKVSVRLAGYPVEIVDISENMIKTVRILPEYYVSNTSSSGD; translated from the coding sequence TTGGACGACATCTCAACCAGTACACTTTTTATTGTTTTAGGTGTGCTTATTTTTCTTTCGGCATATTTTTCCAGCTCTGAAACTGGCATGATGTCGATAAACCGTTATCGCCTGAAACATCTGCAAAAAGAGGGCAATAAAGCCGCCATCCGGGTGCAGAAACTTCTCGACAGACCTGACCGGCTGATTGGTCTCATTCTCATCGGCAATAATCTGGTAAATATTGCCGCCTCATCCATTGCTACCATTATTTGTACTCGCTTATTTGGTGATTACTGGGGCTTTTTTGCGACCACATTTGGTCTCACATTAATACTACTCATATTTGCAGAAGTTACCCCAAAAACTCTGGCAGCGCTGTATCCGGAAAAAATCGCTTTCCCAAGCTCATTGATCCTGCTGCCTTTATTGTTCTTGCTTTACCCGTTTGTGGCTTTAATCAATAGCTTTACCAACGGCATTCTGATTCTTTTACGCATTAACCCCACCAGCGGCGGCGATGACTCTTTAAGCCGGGAAGAACTAAGAACGGTGGTATATGAAGCGGGCACGATGATCCCGAAAAAGCACCAGGATATGCTGATTAGTATTCTGGATCTGGAAAGTGTAACCGCCGAAGATATTATGGTACCCCGAGCTGAAATTTTCGCTATTGATATTAATGATGACTGGAAGAAAATTCAGAAACAGCTTACCGGATCACAACACACCCGGGTGCTGTTGTATCGTGACAGTGTAGACGACGCTGTCGGCTTTGTGCATGTGCGAGATGCACTGCGGCTGCTATCTAAAGATCAGTTTACTAAATCAAGCCTACTTCGGGCCGTCAGGGAAATTTACTTTACGCCGGAATCTACACCACTTCATACGTTGATGTACAAATTTCAGGCGGAAAAAGAACGTATTGCTCTGGTTGTTGATGAATATGGCGACATTATGGGCCTGGTGACGCTAGAAGATATTTTAGAAGAAATTATAGGCGACTTCACCACCAGTATGGTGCCGGACCATAGTAAGGAAGTAAACATTCAACAGGACGGAAGTGTACTGGTGGACGGCAGTGCAAATATCCGGGATCTCAATAAAGAGATGGACTGGCGCTTACCTACTGAAGGACCAAAAACGCTCAATGGTTTGATTTTGGAGTATCTTGAAGAGATTCCGGACAATAAGGTAAGTGTTCGATTGGCGGGTTATCCGGTGGAAATTGTCGATATTAGCGAGAATATGATTAAGACGGTGAGAATTCTACCGGAGTATTACGTGTCTAACACTTCGTCTTCAGGGGATTGA
- the sixA gene encoding phosphohistidine phosphatase SixA codes for MSGQSSNDDILLFVMRHGEAASLCLDDRSRELTENGRKQSIATARWLAKEYCQDNVIDLALVSPYRRTQQTLDMMTLDLRVNRKVICEDIIPEGNSQLAHDYLDALLASGGKEKGALKRVLLVSHMPLVSYLVDELCGLEATSLFSTASVAVISYSLRHQSGKLLLHYQGL; via the coding sequence ATGTCAGGTCAAAGTAGCAACGACGACATTTTACTTTTCGTCATGCGGCACGGAGAGGCAGCTTCGCTGTGTCTGGATGACAGAAGTCGCGAGTTAACTGAAAATGGTCGCAAACAGTCTATTGCCACAGCAAGGTGGCTGGCAAAGGAATATTGCCAAGATAACGTCATCGATCTGGCACTGGTGAGCCCGTATCGTCGAACGCAGCAGACATTAGATATGATGACACTGGATTTGCGGGTAAATAGAAAAGTAATTTGTGAAGATATCATCCCTGAAGGTAATTCTCAGCTTGCTCATGATTATCTGGATGCGCTGCTTGCTAGCGGTGGCAAAGAAAAGGGTGCGTTAAAACGGGTCTTGTTGGTGAGCCACATGCCGCTGGTTAGCTATTTAGTCGATGAACTCTGTGGGTTAGAAGCGACAAGTCTGTTTTCAACAGCGTCTGTCGCAGTTATCAGCTACTCGCTGCGGCACCAGAGCGGCAAATTGTTACTGCACTACCAGGGATTGTAA